One part of the Parambassis ranga chromosome 8, fParRan2.1, whole genome shotgun sequence genome encodes these proteins:
- the nags gene encoding N-acetylglutamate synthase, mitochondrial: MSKVTSGSPGCRAVVMAGKYLSKPSVSQQQQQQRRMFGPPRRAVSSDAAGTGGKSAAGAQQEHHHLGYFSAADRHMLANRNLIYRDVKAFLNEVGGDPREARYWLTQFQRATSAQSHAFAVLEVDSSVFDSREMVQSLAFGLSFLQRMDMKPVVVMGWSELQETRSTEPVAGSRCSRGLVERCQQLTEALQQHSATVLPFFSAESFLLLHDVPQGSSAPPSITVDTSLLQWSLDCGTIPLVCPVGRDGRGCSVMLNPTDVTAAICRALQPHKVMFLNNLGGVRSHEHKVLGTVSLPADLPGLSAAAWLSAAERRRVTSIARLLNQLPTESSAVITSADTLLTELFSHRGSGTLFKNGDPIHRYSSLDGIDVPRLLALINKSFDKTLRPDYIDSLKGRLHSIYLSEGYSAAAIITMEPVNNGTPYLDKFVVSSSKQGQGTSHILWECIRQDLGKLFWRSRATNRINPWYFKHCDGSFVNGVWTVFWFGLTDIRDSYELVEYAKNLPDSFHSCSSQQGSPPAATSLNHVQDV, from the exons ATGTCCAAAGTGACCAGCGGGTCGCCCGGCTGTCGGGCCGTGGTGATGGCTGGAAAGTATCTGTCGAAGCCGTctgtcagccagcagcagcagcagcagcggaggaTGTTCGGTCCACCGCGGCGCGCAGTGAGCTCCGACGCGGCAGGAACCGGAGGAAAATCCGCGGCTGGGGCCCAACAGGAGCACCACCACCTGGGATACTTCTCCGCCGCTGACCGACACATGCTCGCCAACCGGAATCTGATTTACCGGGATGTGAAGGCTTTTCTCAATGAAGTAGGCGGAGATCCACGAGAGGCTCGGTACTGGCTGACCCAGTTCCAGAGAGCCACGTCGGCTCAGTCTCATGCCTTCGCCGTGCTGGAG GTCGACAGCTCGGTGTTCGACAGCAGGGAGATGGTTCAGAGCCTGGCCTTCGGGCTCTCCTTCCTGCAGCGGATGGACATGAAACCTGTGGTTGTAATGGGCTGGTCTGAGCTCCAGGAGACCAGGTCCACCGAGCCGGTGGCCGGGTCCCGGTGCAGCCGTGGGCTGGTGGAGCGGTGCCAGCAGCTGACCGAGGCCCTGCAGCAGCACTCGGCCACCGTCCTGCCCTTCTTCTCCGCAGAGTCCTTCCTGCTCCTGCATGACGTGCCGCAAGGAAGCAG TGCTCCACCCTCCATCACCGTGGACACCAGCCTCCTCCAGTGGAGTCTGGACTGTGGGACGATCCCCTTGGTGTGTCCAGTGGGGAGAGACGGGCGAGGTTGTTCAGTGATGTTGAACCCGACGGATGTGACGGCGGCCATTTGCCGAGCCCTCCAACCCCACAAAGTCATGTTCTTGAACAACTTGGGAGGCGTGCGCAGCCACGAACACAAG gtgctgGGCACGGTGTCGCTGCCCGCTGACCTGCCTGGTCTGTCCGCGGCGGCGTGGCTGAGTGCAGCCGAGCGCCGCAGAGTGACCTCCATAGCCAGACTTCTCAATCAACTGCCGACCGAGTCCTCTGCGGTGATCACCTCGGCAGACACACTGCTGACCGAGCTGTTCAGCCACAGGg GTTCTGGGACGCTCTTTAAAAACGGAGACCCCATACACCG ttacaGCTCCCTGGACGGGATCGATGTTCCACGCCTGCTGGCCCTCATCAACAAGTCGTTTGATAAAACTCTGAGGCCAGACTACATCGACTCCCTGAAAGGACGGCTGCACTCTATCTACCTCtctgaagg TTACAGCGCTGCGGCCATTATCACCATGGAACCGGTGAACAACGGCACTCCTTACCTCGACAAGTTTGTTGTGAGCAGCAGTAAGCAGGGCCAGGGCACCAGTCACATCCTGTGGGAGTGCATCAGACAGGACCTGGGCAAACTGTTCTGGAGGTCAAGAGCCACCAACAGGATCAACCCCTG GTACTTTAAACACTGTGACGGCAGCTTCGTTAATGGGGTCTGGACAGTCTTCTGGTTCGGGCTGACCGACATCAGAGATTCCTACGAGCTGGTGGAGTACGCCAAGAACCTTCCAGACTCATTCCACAGTTGCTCCTCTCAGCAGGGTTCTCCCCCTGCTGCTACATCCTTGAACCATGTGCAGGATGTGTAG